The following are from one region of the Streptococcus sp. 1643 genome:
- a CDS encoding Rrf2 family transcriptional regulator, protein MQISSRFTIATHMMIIIAMQDTDSKVTSDFLAASVGVNPVIIRKTLSQLKKAGLISVARGTGGTEIIKDLKDISLLDVYQAVECLGKSGKLFSFHDNPNPNCPIGANIHAVLDQKLFDVQAAMENQLRQTSLAQVVADAQNKLSK, encoded by the coding sequence ATGCAAATTTCAAGCCGATTTACAATTGCGACTCATATGATGATTATTATTGCAATGCAGGATACAGACAGCAAGGTAACCAGTGATTTTCTTGCGGCTAGTGTCGGAGTCAATCCAGTCATTATCCGTAAGACTTTATCGCAACTCAAAAAAGCAGGATTGATTTCAGTTGCTCGTGGTACGGGAGGAACTGAGATAATAAAAGACCTTAAGGATATCAGTTTGTTGGATGTCTACCAAGCTGTAGAGTGTTTAGGAAAATCTGGTAAGCTCTTTAGTTTCCATGACAATCCAAATCCTAATTGCCCAATTGGTGCTAATATCCATGCAGTCTTGGACCAAAAGTTGTTCGATGTTCAAGCAGCTATGGAGAACCAACTGCGTCAGACAAGTCTGGCTCAGGTTGTAGCAGATGCTCAGAATAAACTCTCTAAGTAA
- a CDS encoding sensor histidine kinase, which yields MLDWKSFCLAYLRSRSRVFTYIFSLGFLVLLFQFLFASLGTYFLYFFLLSSFLTFLFLAWDIFAEAQVYRQEVLYAERDPKSPLECALAEKLEERESELYQKKSEAQSKLTDLLDYYTLWVHQIKTPIVASRLLVAEVSDREVKQQLEQEIFKIDSYTNLVLQYLRLESFHDDLVFEKVQVEDLVKEVVRKYALFFIQKGLTLNLHDLDKIIVTDRKWLLVVIEQILSNSLKYTKDGGLEIYMEGQELCIKDTGIGIKNSDVLRVFERGFSGYNGRLTQQSSGLGLYLSKKISEELGHQIRIESEVGIGTTVRIKFSNRNLMIE from the coding sequence ATGCTTGATTGGAAATCATTTTGTCTAGCCTATCTGCGTTCTCGCAGTCGCGTTTTTACCTATATTTTTTCATTAGGCTTTCTCGTCCTTCTCTTTCAGTTTTTATTTGCTAGTCTAGGAACTTATTTTCTTTATTTCTTTCTGCTCAGTAGTTTTTTGACCTTCTTATTTTTGGCTTGGGATATTTTTGCAGAAGCTCAGGTTTACCGGCAGGAAGTACTCTATGCTGAGCGAGACCCCAAGTCTCCTCTAGAATGTGCGCTAGCAGAAAAGCTCGAAGAGCGTGAATCTGAATTGTATCAAAAGAAGTCTGAGGCTCAGAGCAAGCTGACGGATTTGCTGGATTACTACACCTTGTGGGTTCATCAGATCAAGACCCCCATTGTGGCTAGTCGACTTTTAGTGGCAGAAGTCTCTGATCGGGAGGTCAAGCAGCAACTGGAACAGGAAATCTTCAAGATTGACTCCTATACCAATCTGGTGTTGCAGTATCTTCGTTTGGAAAGCTTCCACGATGACTTAGTATTTGAAAAGGTTCAAGTGGAGGATCTGGTGAAGGAAGTGGTTCGTAAGTATGCCCTTTTCTTTATCCAAAAAGGACTGACGCTCAATCTCCATGACCTTGACAAAATTATCGTGACTGATAGGAAGTGGTTGTTGGTCGTCATTGAACAAATCCTTTCAAATAGCCTTAAATACACCAAAGATGGTGGGTTAGAGATTTATATGGAAGGTCAGGAGCTCTGTATCAAAGATACGGGAATCGGGATTAAAAACAGCGATGTTCTCCGAGTCTTTGAACGTGGCTTTTCAGGCTACAATGGTCGTCTAACCCAGCAATCATCTGGACTGGGCCTCTACCTATCTAAGAAAATTTCTGAAGAACTCGGCCACCAGATTCGCATCGAGTCTGAGGTTGGGATAGGAACAACCGTTCGCATCAAGTTTTCCAATAGGAATCTGATGATTGAGTAA
- a CDS encoding response regulator transcription factor, whose translation MHKILLVEDDQVIRQQVGKLLSEWGFEVVLAEDFMEVLSLFVQSESHLVLMDIGLPLFNGYHWCQEIRKISKVPIMFLSSRDQAMDIVMAINMGADDFVTKPFDQQVLLAKVQGLLRRSYEFGRDESLLEYAGVILNTKSMDLHYQGKVLSLTKNEFQILRVLFEHAGNIVARDDLMRELWNSDFFIDDNTLSVNVARLRKKLEEQGLAGFIETKKGIGYGLKHA comes from the coding sequence ATGCACAAGATTTTACTAGTAGAAGATGACCAAGTTATTCGACAACAAGTGGGGAAACTGCTCTCTGAGTGGGGGTTTGAGGTCGTTTTGGCAGAAGATTTTATGGAAGTATTGAGCCTTTTTGTTCAGTCAGAATCTCATTTGGTCCTCATGGATATTGGTTTGCCACTCTTTAATGGTTATCACTGGTGCCAGGAGATTCGTAAAATTTCCAAGGTACCTATCATGTTTCTGTCTTCGAGAGATCAAGCGATGGATATCGTCATGGCAATCAATATGGGGGCAGATGACTTTGTGACCAAGCCTTTTGACCAGCAGGTGCTCCTTGCCAAGGTTCAGGGCTTGTTGCGCCGTTCCTATGAATTTGGGCGGGATGAAAGTCTGCTGGAGTATGCGGGTGTGATCCTCAATACAAAGTCTATGGACCTGCACTATCAGGGGAAAGTTCTGAGTTTGACCAAGAATGAATTTCAAATTTTGCGGGTCTTGTTTGAACATGCTGGCAATATCGTGGCGCGTGATGACTTGATGCGGGAACTCTGGAATAGCGACTTTTTCATCGATGACAATACCTTGTCTGTCAATGTTGCTCGCCTGCGCAAAAAGTTGGAGGAGCAAGGTTTAGCAGGCTTTATCGAAACCAAGAAAGGGATAGGATACGGACTGAAACATGCTTGA
- the thrS gene encoding threonine--tRNA ligase — protein MIKITFPDGAVREFESGVTTFEIAQSISNSLAKKALAGKFNGKLIDTTRAITEDGSIEIVTPDHEDALPILRHSAAHLFAQAARRLFPDIHLGVGPAIEDGFYYDTDNQAGQISNEDLPRIEEEMKKIVKENFPSIREEVTKDEAREIFKNDPYKLELIEEHSEDEGGLTIYRQGEYVDLCRGPHVPSTGRIQIFHLLHVAGAYWRGNSDNAMMQRIYGTAWFDKKDLKNYLQMREEAKERDHRKLGKELDLFMISQEVGQGLPFWLPNGATIRRELERYIVDKELASGYQHVYTPPLASVELYKTSGHWDHYQEDMFPTMDMGDGEEFVLRPMNCPHHIQVFKHHVHSYRELPIRIAEIGMMHRYEKSGALTGLQRVREMSLNDGHLFVTPEQIQEEFQRALQLIIDVYEDFNLTEYRFRLSLRDPQDTHKYFDNDEMWENAQTMLRAALDEMGVDYFEAEGEAAFYGPKLDIQVKTALGKEETLSTIQLDFLLPERFDLKYIGADGEEHRPVMIHRGVISTMERFTAILIENYKGAFPTWLAPHQVTLIPVSNEKHVDYAWEVAKKLRDCGVRADVDERNEKMQFKIRASQTSKIPYQLIVGDKEMEDGTVNVRRYGQKETQTVSVDDFVQAILADIANKSRVEK, from the coding sequence ATGATTAAGATTACTTTCCCAGATGGCGCTGTTCGTGAATTCGAATCTGGCGTTACAACTTTTGAAATTGCCCAATCTATCAGCAATTCCCTCGCTAAAAAAGCCTTGGCTGGTAAATTCAACGGCAAACTCATCGACACGACTCGTGCTATCACTGAAGATGGAAGCATCGAAATCGTGACACCTGATCACGAAGATGCCCTTCCAATCTTGCGTCACTCAGCTGCCCACTTGTTTGCCCAAGCAGCTCGTCGCCTTTTCCCTGATATTCACTTGGGAGTTGGTCCAGCTATTGAAGATGGCTTCTACTACGATACGGACAATCAAGCTGGTCAAATCTCCAACGAAGATCTTCCTCGTATCGAAGAAGAAATGAAAAAAATCGTCAAAGAAAACTTCCCATCTATTCGTGAGGAAGTCACTAAAGACGAGGCGCGTGAAATCTTCAAGAACGACCCTTACAAGTTGGAATTGATCGAAGAACACTCTGAGGACGAAGGCGGTTTGACTATCTACCGTCAGGGGGAATACGTGGACCTTTGCCGTGGACCTCACGTCCCATCAACAGGCCGTATCCAAATCTTCCACCTTCTTCATGTAGCAGGTGCTTACTGGCGTGGAAATAGCGACAACGCGATGATGCAACGGATTTACGGTACAGCTTGGTTTGACAAGAAAGACTTGAAAAACTACCTTCAAATGCGTGAAGAAGCTAAAGAACGTGACCACCGTAAACTTGGAAAAGAGCTTGACCTCTTCATGATTTCACAAGAAGTTGGTCAAGGACTTCCATTCTGGTTGCCAAACGGTGCGACTATCCGTCGTGAATTGGAACGCTACATTGTCGACAAGGAGCTGGCTTCTGGCTATCAACACGTTTACACTCCACCACTTGCTTCTGTTGAGCTTTACAAGACTTCTGGTCACTGGGATCATTACCAAGAAGACATGTTCCCAACCATGGACATGGGTGACGGGGAAGAATTTGTTCTTCGTCCAATGAACTGTCCACACCACATCCAAGTCTTCAAACACCATGTTCACTCCTACCGTGAATTGCCAATCCGTATCGCTGAAATCGGTATGATGCACCGCTACGAGAAATCTGGTGCCCTCACTGGTCTTCAACGTGTGCGTGAAATGTCACTTAACGACGGTCACCTCTTCGTTACTCCAGAACAAATCCAAGAAGAATTCCAACGTGCCCTTCAGTTGATTATCGATGTTTATGAAGACTTCAACTTGACTGAATACCGCTTCCGTCTCTCTCTTCGTGACCCTCAAGATACTCACAAGTACTTTGACAACGATGAGATGTGGGAAAATGCCCAAACCATGCTTCGTGCAGCCCTTGATGAAATGGGCGTTGACTACTTTGAAGCTGAAGGTGAGGCAGCCTTCTACGGACCAAAATTGGATATCCAAGTTAAGACAGCTCTCGGAAAAGAAGAAACCCTTTCGACTATCCAGCTTGACTTCTTGCTTCCAGAACGTTTTGACCTCAAATACATCGGGGCTGATGGTGAAGAACACCGTCCAGTTATGATCCACCGTGGAGTTATTTCAACTATGGAACGCTTCACAGCTATCTTGATTGAGAACTACAAGGGTGCCTTCCCAACATGGCTTGCCCCACACCAAGTAACTCTCATCCCCGTTTCTAACGAAAAACACGTAGACTACGCATGGGAAGTGGCTAAGAAACTCCGTGACTGTGGTGTCCGTGCTGATGTGGATGAACGCAACGAAAAAATGCAGTTCAAGATCCGTGCTTCTCAAACTAGCAAGATTCCTTACCAATTGATCGTTGGTGATAAGGAAATGGAAGACGGAACTGTCAACGTTCGTCGCTATGGCCAAAAAGAAACACAAACTGTCTCAGTCGATGACTTTGTTCAAGCTATCCTAGCTGATATCGCTAACAAATCACGTGTGGAAAAATAA
- a CDS encoding DUF2974 domain-containing protein, which translates to MANIFDYLNDVAYDSFYDLPVNELDVLALTELTYLAFDDIVTQEPQRLIDLATQIPRETTMLTNKNRLQLLDQLTQHKRFKNCKLSDFINDIDPELQKQFAAMAYRISLDTYLLVFRGTDDSIIGWKEDFHMTYMKEIPAQKHALQYLEDFFAQHPNQKVILAGHSKGGNLAVYAASQLDPNLQKNIVAVYTFDSPGLHKELTETPGYQNMMERTKVFIPQGSIIGMMLEIPDKKIVVRSTALGGLAQHDTFSWQVEDNHFVQLDETNSDSQQVDTTFKEWVETVPDTELQLYFDLFFGIILDAGISSINDLSSFKVIEHIHHLFVQAQSLTPEERETMGRLTQLLIDTRYQAWKNRE; encoded by the coding sequence ATGGCCAATATTTTTGACTACCTGAATGATGTAGCATACGATTCCTTTTATGACCTCCCCGTAAATGAGTTAGATGTTCTTGCCTTGACTGAGTTGACCTATCTTGCTTTTGATGATATAGTTACCCAAGAACCACAGCGTCTCATTGACTTAGCAACTCAGATCCCTAGAGAAACGACGATGTTGACCAATAAAAACCGTCTCCAGTTGTTGGATCAGCTCACTCAACACAAACGCTTTAAAAATTGCAAGCTCTCAGACTTTATCAACGACATCGATCCTGAATTGCAAAAACAGTTCGCAGCTATGGCTTATCGTATCAGTCTCGATACCTATTTGCTTGTTTTTCGTGGAACGGATGACAGTATCATTGGTTGGAAAGAAGATTTCCATATGACCTATATGAAGGAAATACCTGCTCAAAAACATGCCCTCCAGTATTTAGAGGACTTTTTTGCTCAACATCCTAACCAAAAGGTGATTCTAGCAGGACATTCAAAAGGGGGCAATCTAGCAGTCTATGCTGCTAGTCAACTTGATCCAAACTTACAGAAAAACATTGTAGCTGTCTATACTTTTGATTCCCCTGGGCTTCACAAGGAACTAACCGAAACACCTGGCTATCAAAACATGATGGAAAGAACGAAAGTATTTATTCCACAAGGGTCTATCATCGGGATGATGCTGGAAATTCCGGATAAAAAAATCGTCGTTCGAAGCACCGCCTTAGGTGGCCTTGCTCAGCACGACACCTTTAGTTGGCAGGTTGAAGACAATCACTTTGTCCAACTAGACGAGACCAATAGTGACAGCCAGCAAGTCGATACTACCTTCAAGGAATGGGTTGAGACGGTCCCTGATACTGAACTGCAACTCTACTTTGACCTCTTTTTTGGAATTATTCTTGATGCAGGCATCTCCTCTATCAACGATCTTTCTTCCTTCAAGGTCATTGAACACATTCACCATCTCTTTGTCCAAGCTCAATCCCTCACTCCCGAAGAAAGAGAAACCATGGGACGACTAACCCAACTCTTGATCGACACCCGCTACCAAGCTTGGAAAAATCGAGAATAG
- a CDS encoding AAA family ATPase, which yields MMLYMIGGSPCSGKSTIASLLARQYQLLHIKLDDLVEKMMSQASEDSQPICLLRQDRNPEQIWMRNPEEMADEEWRFYEEIFPYVKSYLIKNQNRPLLVEGAGLLPHLVKKLECPASSYLCLTPTADFQKKHYIQREWVPYVLEGTTNPEQAFENWMQRDILFAQMVRKEAVLLGYPSLVTDGSQSENQTAEEVARLLKLSNKNRINI from the coding sequence ATGATGCTTTATATGATTGGCGGATCGCCTTGCAGTGGAAAGTCAACAATTGCCTCACTTCTTGCTAGACAGTATCAACTACTTCATATCAAACTGGATGATTTGGTAGAAAAGATGATGAGTCAAGCAAGTGAAGACTCACAGCCAATTTGCCTTCTTAGGCAGGATAGAAATCCAGAACAAATCTGGATGAGAAATCCAGAAGAGATGGCAGATGAAGAATGGCGCTTTTATGAAGAGATTTTTCCTTATGTAAAATCTTACTTGATAAAGAATCAAAACAGACCTCTCTTGGTGGAGGGAGCAGGACTTTTGCCTCACTTGGTAAAGAAGCTTGAATGTCCAGCATCTTCCTATCTATGCTTGACTCCGACAGCTGATTTTCAAAAAAAGCATTATATACAGAGAGAATGGGTTCCTTATGTCTTAGAGGGTACAACCAACCCCGAGCAAGCTTTTGAAAACTGGATGCAACGAGACATTCTTTTTGCTCAAATGGTTCGTAAGGAAGCGGTGCTATTAGGCTATCCTAGTCTCGTAACAGATGGTAGTCAATCAGAGAATCAGACTGCGGAAGAAGTTGCTCGGCTCTTAAAATTGTCCAACAAAAATAGAATAAATATTTAA
- a CDS encoding TetR/AcrR family transcriptional regulator, with product MLLDKKQSLKTAAYEVFSKKGYKATGISEIARQAGVAVGSFYNYYESKEAIFLDIYIDENNRVRQAMIEELDWEIDMIDLIGQLFAQSRTLVSSNKILAEWYNPAIADELHSYYSSEEGKVANPFHQFLVKTFTNRMQAEGYSPEKIQDILQVYNLFYYMDMHITEKDFPDIGKTVEILATNFIKGVLK from the coding sequence ATCCTATTGGACAAAAAACAATCTTTAAAAACAGCAGCCTATGAAGTTTTTTCAAAAAAAGGTTACAAGGCAACAGGTATTTCAGAAATTGCTAGGCAAGCTGGTGTTGCAGTTGGTTCTTTTTATAACTATTACGAGAGTAAAGAAGCCATTTTTCTAGACATCTATATAGATGAAAACAACCGCGTTCGCCAAGCTATGATCGAAGAACTGGATTGGGAAATTGACATGATCGACCTCATTGGTCAACTATTTGCTCAGTCCAGAACTCTCGTTTCTTCCAATAAAATCCTTGCAGAATGGTACAATCCTGCCATCGCAGATGAGTTGCACAGCTACTATTCCTCGGAAGAAGGCAAAGTCGCAAATCCTTTTCATCAGTTTCTAGTTAAAACTTTTACAAATCGCATGCAGGCTGAAGGGTACTCGCCAGAAAAGATTCAAGATATTTTACAGGTTTATAATCTGTTTTACTATATGGATATGCATATCACGGAAAAAGATTTTCCAGATATTGGCAAAACTGTTGAAATACTTGCAACCAACTTCATAAAAGGAGTTCTAAAATAA
- a CDS encoding ferredoxin reductase: protein MKRGKKMFIIILSTLGALCIITWGAIAYLGRSQTLSIKSIENPSGDLYLIHITKPSHQNWKAGAYAQFKLPDTSSAARKNGAKGEQTSRWLTIASTHDEDEILILTHNSGSHFKETLTHLPAGSEIEMSWLDSSLTAKDTNQPLVCFASDVGISALRPLIKEWAGKCPIILNHFDKGVTIFDNEMKELTQKTPNFTYKTSDELSQSQEFLKRAIDEYGNQASYLITGQPDDVNEMKNFLKENGIDSKNIQISSFRGLK, encoded by the coding sequence ATGAAAAGAGGTAAAAAAATGTTTATTATCATTCTATCAACACTTGGAGCTCTATGTATTATAACTTGGGGTGCCATCGCTTATCTTGGACGAAGCCAGACATTATCGATAAAATCCATCGAAAACCCCAGCGGAGATCTGTATTTAATTCACATCACAAAACCGAGTCATCAAAACTGGAAAGCTGGGGCTTACGCTCAGTTTAAGCTCCCCGATACGTCGTCCGCTGCTAGGAAAAACGGAGCTAAGGGAGAGCAGACCAGTCGATGGCTAACCATTGCCTCCACACATGATGAAGATGAAATCCTCATTTTAACGCATAATAGTGGTAGCCACTTTAAGGAAACCTTGACACATTTACCAGCTGGAAGTGAGATTGAGATGAGTTGGCTGGATTCCTCTTTGACTGCTAAAGATACGAATCAGCCACTAGTTTGCTTTGCATCTGATGTCGGAATTTCTGCTCTACGCCCCCTTATCAAAGAATGGGCTGGTAAATGTCCGATTATTCTCAACCATTTTGACAAAGGAGTTACTATTTTCGATAATGAGATGAAAGAACTGACTCAAAAAACACCGAATTTTACTTATAAAACGAGCGATGAACTTTCTCAAAGTCAAGAATTTTTAAAACGTGCTATTGATGAATACGGCAATCAAGCCAGCTATCTCATCACAGGTCAGCCTGATGATGTAAATGAGATGAAGAATTTTTTAAAGGAAAATGGGATTGATAGTAAAAACATACAAATAAGCTCGTTTAGAGGTTTGAAATAG
- a CDS encoding DUF389 domain-containing protein — protein sequence MTGNYSTREYREKLYDDLHVRLRDTVILMCAIFIASIGLNMNSTAVIIGAMLISPLMTSIVGLGFGLAIFDTRLIKQSLEVLFTQVLVSLLVSTLYFWISPLSYASSELIARTSPTIWDVLIAIAGGIAGVIGSRKKEANNIVPGVAIATALMPPICTAGYGLANGNVRFLFGALYLFLINCVFIMLANIIGTRILMRKSPLSSFKELNIKMKIGLISLIVLLVLPASYSAVTLTIDQARKEGIKQFVGKEFSNHTVINQVYKSRDNELVLTVVGDPISEEELETLHQKQASYGIQSVQLKVNQVHNSTKLDSEMTKEFYENINKYIDQKLSEKDSQKDLVKENEADKD from the coding sequence ATGACTGGAAATTATTCAACACGTGAATATCGTGAGAAATTATATGATGATCTTCATGTTCGATTAAGAGATACAGTGATTTTGATGTGTGCGATTTTTATTGCCTCTATAGGTTTAAATATGAATTCAACAGCTGTCATTATTGGAGCCATGCTGATTTCCCCTCTTATGACATCGATTGTTGGACTCGGATTTGGTTTAGCTATTTTTGATACGCGTTTAATCAAGCAATCTTTAGAGGTTTTATTTACTCAAGTATTGGTCAGTTTGCTTGTCTCGACTTTGTATTTCTGGATTTCCCCCTTATCTTATGCAAGTAGCGAGTTGATTGCACGAACCTCTCCAACCATTTGGGATGTTCTCATTGCTATTGCTGGTGGGATAGCAGGTGTAATTGGGTCAAGGAAAAAAGAAGCAAACAATATCGTGCCAGGAGTAGCCATTGCAACAGCTCTGATGCCACCTATCTGTACTGCAGGATATGGTTTAGCTAACGGAAATGTACGATTTTTATTTGGGGCTCTCTATCTTTTCTTGATCAACTGTGTCTTTATCATGCTAGCCAACATTATTGGAACAAGAATTTTGATGAGAAAATCTCCCTTAAGTTCATTTAAAGAGCTAAACATTAAAATGAAAATTGGCTTGATATCCTTGATTGTATTATTGGTTCTTCCAGCCAGTTATTCAGCAGTCACTCTGACGATAGATCAAGCGCGAAAAGAAGGGATCAAACAGTTTGTAGGAAAAGAGTTCTCTAATCATACGGTCATTAATCAAGTCTACAAGTCTAGGGACAATGAATTGGTCTTGACAGTTGTTGGAGATCCGATTTCAGAAGAAGAATTAGAAACGCTCCATCAAAAACAAGCCTCTTACGGTATTCAATCTGTTCAATTAAAAGTCAATCAAGTCCATAATTCGACAAAATTAGATAGTGAGATGACCAAGGAATTTTATGAAAACATTAACAAGTATATCGATCAAAAACTCTCTGAAAAAGATTCACAAAAAGATCTCGTAAAAGAAAATGAAGCAGACAAGGATTGA
- a CDS encoding metallophosphoesterase: protein MTKIAVLSDIHGNTTALEAVLDDAKAAEVDEYWLLGDILMPGTGRRRILDLLASLPITVRVLGNWENSLWRGLHRKLDPTIASHRYLLRQSQYILEEVSPEEIEDLNNQPMQVHRQFGDLMVGITHHLPDKNWGRELIHTGKQEDFDRLVTNPHASIAVYGHIHQQLLRYGSDGQLILNPGSIGQPFFLDAKLRKDLRAQYMILEFDEAGLSDVDFRRVDYDVETELQLAKDLKLPYFQVYYESLVNGIHHTHNHELLGQISEQEGYDQDVELWMERDKKDWF from the coding sequence ATGACCAAAATAGCAGTTCTTTCAGACATACATGGAAATACGACAGCTTTGGAAGCTGTACTGGATGATGCTAAAGCTGCAGAGGTAGATGAGTACTGGCTTTTAGGGGATATTCTGATGCCAGGGACAGGACGTAGAAGGATCTTGGACCTCTTAGCTAGCTTGCCTATTACAGTAAGAGTTCTGGGAAATTGGGAGAATAGTCTCTGGCGAGGTCTGCATCGCAAGTTAGATCCTACAATAGCGAGTCATCGTTATCTCCTGCGTCAAAGTCAGTACATCTTAGAGGAGGTCAGCCCTGAAGAAATCGAAGACCTCAATAATCAACCCATGCAAGTTCATCGTCAGTTTGGTGATTTGATGGTGGGAATCACTCACCATCTCCCTGATAAAAACTGGGGTAGAGAATTGATTCATACGGGAAAACAAGAAGATTTTGATAGATTGGTCACGAATCCACACGCCTCTATCGCAGTATATGGCCATATTCATCAACAGTTGCTTCGTTATGGAAGTGATGGACAGTTGATTCTTAATCCAGGTTCCATTGGACAACCTTTCTTTCTAGATGCGAAGTTGCGTAAGGACCTGCGGGCCCAGTATATGATCTTAGAGTTTGATGAGGCAGGTTTGTCTGATGTTGATTTTCGTCGTGTGGATTATGATGTGGAAACTGAATTGCAGTTGGCTAAAGATTTGAAGCTCCCCTATTTCCAGGTCTACTATGAAAGTTTGGTAAATGGAATTCACCACACTCATAACCATGAATTGTTAGGTCAGATTAGTGAACAAGAAGGTTATGATCAGGATGTTGAACTCTGGATGGAAAGAGACAAGAAAGATTGGTTTTAA